In one Candidatus Palibaumannia cicadellinicola genomic region, the following are encoded:
- the queE gene encoding 7-carboxy-7-deazaguanine synthase QueE, which translates to MQYPLNEICQTLQCEGYFTGVPAIFIRLQGCAVGCSWCDTQYTWHQNTMKQVTAEEMMLKKAHSCDWASLSTEDIIAIITQRGWTAIHVVITGGEPCMHDLLPLTYTLEQQKFRCQIETSGTQEIRCTPQTWVTVSPKINMRCGFQVLAQALSRSNEIKHPVARQRDIENLDKLLQTLNDGKQRVIALQPISQKKAATRLCINTCIARNWRLSIQLHKYINIS; encoded by the coding sequence ATGCAGTATCCCCTAAATGAAATTTGCCAGACTCTGCAGTGCGAAGGCTATTTTACCGGTGTCCCTGCTATCTTTATCCGCTTACAAGGCTGTGCAGTAGGTTGTAGCTGGTGTGACACTCAGTATACTTGGCATCAAAATACTATGAAACAGGTAACTGCAGAGGAAATGATGCTGAAAAAAGCTCACAGCTGCGACTGGGCTAGTTTGTCTACCGAAGATATAATAGCAATTATTACGCAGCGAGGTTGGACTGCTATCCATGTAGTCATTACCGGTGGTGAACCTTGTATGCATGATCTACTACCGCTGACATATACCTTAGAGCAACAGAAATTCCGTTGCCAGATAGAGACTAGCGGTACGCAGGAGATTCGCTGTACGCCTCAAACATGGGTGACAGTGTCGCCTAAAATAAATATGCGCTGTGGTTTTCAAGTGCTAGCCCAGGCATTAAGTCGTAGTAATGAAATTAAACACCCAGTGGCACGTCAACGTGATATTGAAAATCTAGACAAGTTACTGCAAACGTTAAATGATGGTAAACAACGTGTAATAGCACTGCAACCTATCAGTCAAAAAAAGGCAGCTACTAGGCTGTGCATAAATACCTGTATTGCCCGCAACTGGCGTCTATCAATACAACTCCATAAATATATTAATATCTCCTGA